The window TTTTAGTAGATTCAATTTCTGCCCtccaaatatatgttttcttgttagTGAACAACAACACAAGGCTGAGTCCAGATGATAGGGAGGGGGATAGATTACCTAGTTTAAAATCTTGTCAAAAATCtcataaaataatatgtgtaaaataagtttaaaccTATGGTTGTGAtgcttttaaaaaactaattttctataGAAACCAATTGTTTCacaaatacttaataaaattgccacaaataatggtaaaattatatactgttatggtgtacattatttaaatttgtaattaattaattatttagtaagatagaattctgtaaaatttacttaacactTTGGATATTAACCAATTACATAGACTGTTACAGATCTATACCTTAAAGGCAAAAGGTTTaacaatatattaggaccaataGCATTGAAAAAAATCAGACTTGTTAAAAcctgaaatatttacaaatgatgAAATTTCAGTCTGCTCCAAGCAAACTTTcatgatttgatttttattagaCTTGACATCTTATGTGCAGTTCTTCatgttctttgtttttaaattcagagaAAGGATTTTtcaattatcaaaattttaatttttgaacttttttatttatgaatatttaaaactacattgctaTCACATAATTGTTCCTTCACTTTTGTATCAACAAAATTGTCCAACAAACTTAAAACAGTATAgtttcaaaagtattatttttatctcatCAGTTACAATGTGTCTAGATTAATTTGTACCAATTTCTCTAAGAATTGAATAAGTAAAGTACTGTATATTCATTATCACTGCAATAACAGTATTTATACTCCCTTTCAGTGCGCAGCTTTACTTagtagataatataaaataagcataaattgccggcatctatATAgactatctatattttattattatttcaaatatcacaTTTTTGTTTCAACTAATCATTCAGTTTACGGCTTTCTCAGAGAATTAAAACTATCAATTGTTACTGACTTTTCTCACGTCTCCTAATAGCGCTATTAATTCTGAACTTTTGATAGGATTGTACAAAATGGCTTTTgttcatatttgttttgtattgcgATATTATGAGATACAATAATGAATtaagtatgatttttatttagttttacatgcTCTTTCACATGATGAAACAAAAAAGAATgattaaattactgttaaaaaatatGCTTGACTTGTGGAAATGGTAGTGGCACTAAAAGAGATCAATTAATTTGTACCGATGCCTCTAAGAATTGAATAAGTAAAGTACTCTGTATTCATCGTCACTATAGTAACATTAATCTATATTGGATATCAAGTATCCGACAGTTTATGTGTTCCACTGTAATGGGAGTACATGCAAATACTTTGTGTTTCTGTTACCTTCTCTCAAGTCTGCAACGGTTGTACCAGTTACTAAAATGTCTCTTTCCTGCACATATTTACAAGGAATTTGCTAATCATACCTTTGACTGAAGCAATGTGATTTACCAAGTACACTGAATTCACCAATGCGTAGGCCTAATCTCTAAAGCCCTCTTTAAACGTATTAACGGTCATAGACGTTACAGAAAGATTCAAAACTCTGACAAATCCTTTCCATCTAGAATTCTTCACAATATAAATTTAGGCCAATCTTGAACTGCCAAAATACATCCAGTTCCCAATACAACTGTTAATTCAGAAGTATGGTAACTGCCCACCAGTGGAGCACCAAATCTTTAAACCTTCCAACCTCAATATCAGATATAGACAAAACCATTGTGACTTCCCAGCCAGCAGACCTAATGTcagtaacatatttatataactactCTCCTATTTTACCTTATTGTGTCCAACAATTGGTTACTACTTTTGTAACTGCAAGAATTGGGTAACAATTTAATACACCTTGTGTTGAGAACATttatgtagatttcataaaaaaaatctgCCAATTGCAATTCCCCCATAACAGAATTTTTAGGAACTGTTATGGATTTTCTCCAATCATGACCTCCAGAATTCAAAACCACCATAATccaaaagtttatataatatatatggatGTATGTATGAGATCtgtaaataaagtaatgagactgtttcgttaatacatattatttaaaatatatttatatatgaactcTATCTCCTTCAAAGTAGTTCCCTTGAGAAGCCACAAACTGCTTTATTAGGTTTTCCCACTTCTCACAGCAGTGCTGAAAGTGGACTTGAATTTGTGTACTCTAAGTACGTCAGGGGGCTTAAAGATAGGGGTGTTATGATTACCTGAagaataactattatatttattaataaattcagaCCGAACTTTATACGTAGTATATGTGCATAGCGtagatcaatcaatcaatcaatcaaaaacatctttatttccattatggtacaaaaaatttagaaatcataggagcacaattttacatttataatataaaattactttagtaattaacaccaaaacataaaactactaacaaattaaatacttatatatatagactgctctaatgattgtggaaatgtttcctcacataggtgcatagcacctgtgcgtgagagaatgagtcccattaattcaaaaattattttcttagggaaatatgatgttaaaataatgttgtttagaaaaaaatatatatatagaaaaataattcatttaataaatataaatactgataacgctcatagtggtaaagaagaaaaatcaATATGAGGTTAAAGAAGAGACGCAATAACAAACATACTTATCAGTGAttgtaggtaattaaaataaggataaacgacgaaatattagttgataagaaataaaaaaccgacAGACAAACGGACTCCTCAGTCAGGACAATGCTAGAGGCCTCTGCCCCTCCTTTCAATTAGCCTACCCCAACTAATCTTACCCCGTACCTCTATCTACCACGCTGGCCACTAACACCACACGCTCACACTCACACGCACAAACCCCAcataacacccccccccccccacacacacacacacacacacacacacacacacacacacaactattACCATGCGATCACAATTATAAAAGCACGCTCCCATCCTGTAAtccaattttggacattaaattctgtaatcagatgttataatcctttccatataatcacgacctacactttttaaccagtttttttacttttattttataagttgatagtttatataaaaacatatcctTGAGAAAAGTCcggtaaatttctataaataatgtgagaaacataaaatgtatttgttttttgaaaaggttctatttagcctgggtgtaaatatggaggatgtaaaatttcttgttGCGTAATGGTGAGTTGGAAATTCGAATATActtctgtaatttttgaaaatatatacaacaactaCTCTAACAAACAGCTGTCTTATATCCAAAAACATCCATTTCGGTGAACAGCGCCTCCGATGCGTAATGCCTATTTTTTCCCAGTGCTgctttaagtattgctttctgAGTTACAAACAGTGGATTTAAAATAGTTCTATAACTAGCACCCCACATTATGATCCCCCCTCTAAAAGCGATTGAACATATGCGAAAATAAGCTactcttatttcttctaaagttaaaaattcatGCAGTTGACGAAAAGCATAAATGAGTTTTTCTAAGTCTAACCATTAACATAATGAACATGAGCAGATGAATTCATTCTTTTGTCCAATATaaccctaaatatttataattatcaacccTTTCTAAAGATCCGCAATTACAAACCAGACTTGTGGGATTACCACAcgtgtgtagtttaattaaattaattagagtgtcactgctgtctctcagggcaataggcataaatttagacttagatatattttaaggaaagcaaatttttgatcaaaccatttttttattagataaaggtCACTATGCGCTTTTTGGAAAACTTCTTCCCAATTGGACCCCTCAAAAAATagagcagtatcatctgcaaaaagtgaaagcttcccagaaattctaattttagaaatattatttatatagattaaaaacagaATAGGACCTAAAGTGCTACCCTGGATTACTCCATAATTTACAGATGCCAGATTACTATTGATTCCGTTAATTGTGGTTATTTGCCTACGATTTTCGAGATAACTATCAAaccaattaaatgaattattttttattccaaactaattttaatttttgggagtAATTTGTATCTATCAACTGAATCAAATTGCTTTGGCTAAATCGAGGAATgcccaataaatattttttgttagattGTCCATTGCTTCGTTCTCAGACTcttagagatatttaaaaaaaggcatctgcgatatttttagattttctaaacCCGAATTGACAGTCACTTAATATATCATTCCTCTTCTAAATAAGAGACTAATTGGTCTTTTAACTACCTTCTCCAAGACTTTGGAAAAATACACTTAACATGCTAATCGGTCTGTAGTTTGACATCAGGGTACGTCATCCGCTTTAAAATAATGGAATGACTTTGGCGATCTTGAAAACATCTGGAAATTTGCCTGTTACGTATACTTAAATTAACTATGTGAAGAAGCGGAATGcagaggaaatgataattttcaatcaagaGGGACGCAGATATACAATCATACCCCGGAGCTGAGCCACCACGCATGCTAGTAAACGTACCCGTGAAGTTCTGTCCTCAGTGATAGTGTGATGAATTGAGAATTCTGTGTTAACCGTATAGTCATTGTCATCAACGACAGGTGGATCCGCTCGAGTCAATAGCCCGAGCTAATTGTAACCTActtgtgcaaaataattattaaattcttcagccACCTGTCGACACTGCAGTTTCACGTCAGAGTCCGAGTTCATGGTTTTATCACCTGTAAATTGTGTAATggggaaactgttttttttattcaccctcccagataattcatttattatttgccaAAAAAGTTTCGGATTATTCTTACTACTGATAATTTTTGATctgtaataagttaaattttgcTGATTTAATTTGCGAATTCAATCTGTTTTCTCAATTGTATGTAGTATTCTCTTAGATTCAGATGAGTTCATTATTCAGTTTTAACCAATTAAACGTTTTAAGATAACGGTCATtcctttttgggaaaaatttgtATCTTAATTATTTCACAAGATAAATCAAAACTGAAACTTTTGATAAAGTAGTCAAGTAATTACAAGCATTTAtgcttacttattttttaataactttttaggTTTTGAGATGGTGGCCATTTCAAAAGTTATTAGGGGTATACAATTGAACCATCGTAGGTTTGAAccgtgaatatgtttacaaaacatgATTTTCAGATTAATTGTAACCTAATCAAGtccatatttttacaaagaaattgatATGGTTGTATAAGTTTTTATctagtaaggtttcaagattaagaactcttttaatgttttatagtgTTACGATTATATTGACATGCCGACATTGAGGGTTACTGTCCCATTAGTGTTGTGCGAATCAGACATGTAAACTAATaagcatcttcagtttgacatttcgagatgacAACCttatgtgaaatctacctttcttccgactgcGCTGGAAGGGACATTTATTCGTTTAACCTGTTCTGAGAAAACCATTAGTAGTTGCCAAATATCTGTTGTGACTTATTATAAAGAAGGTGTGTAATGGTGTCCTTACTATTTAGACACAGTTGTGATTGTTCGCTATCTAGTTCCCTAATCTTAGACACAAGTGGCAGACAAATATTGCTCAGTTTTTTATCATCCTATCTTACTATTAaatgcaatataaattaaataaaaatacctgatTCTTCATCCTCAGTCTCGCTTAGCATTTTTTCAATATCTCCTTTTTCAGTCCTAATACCAAGTGCATTTAGTGCCCACTGAAACAAAAAAAGCAGATAAAACTGGTGGATTAATTTAATCTTTTGGTTTGTTATTAAAAGATTCTTGTTTTCATTAACCTTATGACAAACTAAACACCAAAAGCTGAAGctgaattgttttgtttcttatatttataattttaaaatattgggaGTAATTTGTTTCAACGGCTAGATgtcaaaaataatacatacattatactgAAACATTATAAATTGGATATTAGCCATTAGGCATCCTTAATTGCTATAAATAACATGATTACAATAGGCATagtcatattaatttaaaataaacaattaatactaATTCACAGACAATTAGAATCGAAAGTTTACAACAcatgttgtttatattaaaaatacgaaatataaTTTTCACGTTTATtgaatgttcaaatttatttatagtataaaatgctTTTTTCTTCCATTtaacaataactattttaaaacgttttaggGACACAATTTTTTACTCTGAAAGTAACAGTTTTACCAAGGTAATAAAAGCTATTTTGTGTTTAGGCTAAGcggaaaaagttattttctatATCTTTATTTCGCCTTATGCCACAATTATGTACGTGATTTCTCAAATTCAGATAAGtgctcttttaaatatattaaacattgtaaGATAAAGAGGCTTGGCAGTGTTAACATTTGTAAGTTAACAAAATGGAGGCATGTAGGTCTCAAGAGCTACTCAATCCAAGGATTCATCTGACTGCTTTCTtttgacatataaaaatgtattttgatccTAGTGGGTTTTCCCAGAGAGAAACTCCATAAACAAGATGTAAAGGGATAAAAGAAAGTTATGCATCGGTTACTAGATCTAtagtagtatataattttaagttcttttttaacaaaaaaatatagcAGAATACATAAAATTGTGTGATATAATATTGTCAAGTAACAATcgactaaaatgtaataaataattgagcTTCATTGACCTGCTGCCTCACTACCCTACTCCAGGACATCTCTAACATTGTAAAAAGCCCTATCAATAAGGAATTCATGAACAGTTTTCTTAAATGAGTTGAACATTTGGTTGATATGATTTGGAAGggaattcaaacattttttctaaaatcaaaaattgaatttttggaaACAGTGACAGTTGAATTGGTCTCTGGCAATGTTTTTTTACTACGTGTAAGATATGTAtaattcattgaaataaaaaacatattctgatttataaatataataatagtggTGTCATATATTAATTGGCTGCGTAGTGTGAAAATCCTTCCTAATAGAAACCGCTCTTTTCTACAGCTGTCTAGTGGTTGTAAATGTATCGCAACGCTATCTTTTGTAGTGAGAAAATCCTGTTAAAGTCTATGGTACTATAGAAACTTCAAATATTAAGCTGTATCTCAGCTTTGACTCATATAGGTCACGGTATCTCATCCAGAGTGTTTCCTCAGAAGCAACTCTTAATTTGAGATCATAGGCATATTCTTTTGGAAAATCTTTGAAAAAGATATGATATGAAAGATTTTATGTATAGGCTTGCTCATGAAACTCCTTGTCTTCGTTTTATAGATACTTAAGTAACGATTGTTATAACGTAATCAAATATTCAATTTGATTTGATCATAGTTTAGAAGATAATATTGGAATGACCATTAAAGTTATAATGGTGAAACATAATACTGATATCATCTGCGTAAAGTGATACCTTTGTTCTGTTTGCATCATGCCCATTAGTGAGAATTACCTTggtaagttattaatataaagcAGACAAAAGAGAGGGCCCAAGATGGATCCTCAGgtaactcaattttaattatataaaaatctgaaaaattgttatatacaatCCAAACAATATTTTGGATATTATCAAGGCCAAGACAATCGGACggaaataatttatatcttatttgTGATTCTCTTTTGATATAGTGTATAACTTTGGCAATTTTAAAATCAGTAGGAAAAACATTcgtaactaaaacaaaatatatcagtACAGATGAAAGCTCCGTTGAAAATGATTTAAGAACAACTGATGAGAAATGAAAAATGTCCCTGGGTTTGCTATTACTAAATGATGAAGCTTGTAGTGTTTCTTATTCCTaagttttgtgaaataataattattgactgATGAACGGTATCGTGAAATTTGAAGATAATTTATGgttttcagatattttaattaaCCCTTTCCATCCCAGCGTCCGGTTTTCCGGACGTTCGAAAAACATCGCAAAAATCCCCGCGTCCGGTTTTCCGGACGTTCGAAAAACATCGCAAAAATCCCGGCGTCCGGTTTTCCGGacgttaagaaaaaaaaattttttttaatgtttattaactcggaatatttatataaattatatatataaatgttcgcAATAACATATACCGTTATAAAAACATCGATTTATTAcgctataatgttttattattgacaacttatttacttctttctctTAGTGTTGTGTCATCAACTGTGTTGAATTTTATCAGCTGTATTTGTTGGGTTTCATTCCAGCTTGTTGTTGAGAGGGGTAATAACagaagtattacaagtaaaccaaAAATGATAAGGGAGTACAATGACTTTATGGGAGGGATTGATGGAAATGATCAGATGCTATATCATTatttcaatgaaagaaaaaccatcaaattttggaagaaacttacatttaataatttctagaatgctcttaaatttatatacattgtacaaaaacaacacaGATAATCCTGTAAGTAGGCTTCAATACATATCAAACTTGGTTGGTGAATTGACAGTTAAATAGGCACATGGGAGAGGAGTAGGCCTAGGTACTCATCAAAATGAAGCCAGTAATGCAAACAACGGTggtacaaaatcattttttgaaaaaataccagaaaataaagaaaaaaactgctgtGTGTGCAGTGCAAAAAGTACAAGAACTGGAAGGAAAAGAaacaagtttacttttattttgtgttaactGCAAAAAGGGCCTGCACACTAAATGTTATCCTTTCCAtagatgtttgtaaacaaaaacaaaaattttattgactcggatggtaatttttagtttttattttgttaggattaggagttttttttttagttaaaaatatgaaataattcattgtttgCCTATTGACATTCAATATATTTGGTTAGAACTATATGTTATGTAGAAGTGGAACATGATATGCCATATTGTTGTTATAACTGGGGAAAACTCCGAACtacagtgattaaaaaaaaatccagaacttttttatttctcaacatatcAGTGTGAAGTATGGATTTTTTTGAAGACTGTTAAATGTGGTTTTGTAAAGTGTTATCAAtcttggttaaataatttttttatgcccATCCACAAcgcaacaaagtaaaaaaatcctcaaaatattttttagtaagtacatattattaaaaaaaagttattgtaaatatttgcatgtcgttttatattttattttatagtatatataacatatttaggaAGCTAATAACACTTAAACTACTAAAAttgcttcataaataaatttttttatgggttttctagTAAAATACGACAAAATGAACTAAAAGAGCCTGGGATTTTTGGGTAtgtcattagtaaaaatacttaggatttttggaacaaattaaaaaaaagtgtctGGGATGGAAAGGGTTAAGAATGTCTCTCTGCTGCATCAATAATTGAGATATTTCAAACAGATGCTATAGCTCGCAGATTTACAGATACTTAGCTACTAGTATTTCACATGTCAGAGTATTCAACAGTGTTGGTGGGTTCCGGGTATCTCTCAGTTTAAGGATGTCACATTTAGGTGAAAACGACTTTTCATTAGTTCTATTAACTGCACATGGATGGATGTAAGTACTGTCAATATGATAAGAGGGAATACAAAACAGAAAACAAGTTATTGTTAGAATTAGCGGTCACAGTGTTATAGAGTATTAATTATGCTATTATCATCAGCCATTGTTAATGGCTGTCATTTGCCTGGTACTATGGCACACAGCAAAATGGAATCAAAATTGaatatttccatttttgtttaCATCTACACAGCTGGTCTATACGGAGTTAGATTGAGATCGTACAGACATCTTAAGCCTCTGCACCGTAAGGCATTAATTGTGGTCAAGTTGTTAGTTTGTGTCTATGTGGCAGGTGTGTTATGATTGAAATGCAATCATATTGTAGCAGtgacttattatatttttacctttatCATTTCAATCATTTTGCATTATGATTTTTcagttttgaaaattacttttcaacATTATGGTATAAACAAGGAGATACCCTAAGGAAACCGGAATAGTTTTTAAAAGCTGTGTATTTAAACTCTTTTGACAAAAGGAAGTTGTTCAATCAAGATTTATTTGTTCGAAtcaacaaattgtaaattttagagTTTATTACATATTGGCCTTGAACTGTTATCCTAAGGCatttgaaaataggcctacaaTGCTCCAGATGGTCTGACAATATAATAATGTGCAGCGCCTTCTTTTGGAGAATAAGTATCCAGCTACATGCTGACAAATGGCCCTAGAGCAGAAAACCATAGACTAGATTGGTTTGAAAAAGTGTGTAGTACACCCTTATCGAGTACCGCTCTGGTACCATGTGTCTCAGTTTTCTCAGCAAGAAGGTAATCCTGGAGAGTTTTGTGCAAACTTAGTCTATGTGACAATTCCAATTTAACTTCAGGTCCAGCTAGAAACCGAGTAGTTTACAGCCTCATTACTGTCCTCTACGACATCTCCATTTTTAGAGTATGGAATAACAGTTGTCTTTTCTTcatttaattgtaattagtttGTGGTGAACCACTTCTCGGCATCTATTAACAAGTCTTCGGCTTCCTGAAGTACTGAGTGTATTAAATTTGCTCTGGACAGAAGCTTAGTGTCTTCTGTAAACAGCACCGCCCTGCCTTCCAGTCCTAAGTCATTCATCAGTCTTAAGTCATTCACCAGAATTAAGAAGAGCAAAGATTGTGACACCCCATGCATGACTTCCCTACATCCTGAAGAAGCCCCACCAAGCGATGCCCTCTTTTGTCTATTTTCGAGATAGCGGGAAAAGGTTTTGTAAATTATTCCTTTGATCCTATAGAATTTTAGCTTGCTAAGTATAATTTTATGCGGCACACAATCGAATGCTAGGCTCTGGTCACAGAGCAAAAGCGCCATGGAGTCACCAGCCTTAAAAGCTTCCAGTATCCTTGATGTTACGGATCATAAGGCAGTGATTGTGGAGTGTCCAGTCCTGAAGCAATGCTAAGCAGATTGTTGATTGTTGCTAAGCAAATTGTTGGACTAAAAAAAATCAACCAGCTTTTTTATCATTACTGACTCCAAGACCTTAATCACTACTGGCAGACTGAAATAGGCCTGTAATTCACCAGTTCCTCAGGATTTTCCTTCTTGTAGATGGGGACCATGTGGGCAATTTTCAAAGCATCCGAAAAAATACCTTGACTAAGCCACTTGTTTTTTACTGTTGATAGGGGGGTTGCTTCTACATTTATCACcgctttaaaaaaaacaaaaaggaacaCCATATCCGGACTTCTAGAGTTCTTTagactttttactatttttataatatctagtgGCAGCACCTTTATAACCAGTAGTCTAATATAGGTCCAGGCCTATTCGCAATATACAGAGGATTGAAGTCCATCTCCAGAAGGTTTTTCACTCTTCAATAGCCTCTATGTAGAAATAGTTTATGCTATCTGGACTTTCTGAGTAGGAAGCATATAGCTTCTTAGGCCTAAGGGTGGAGATGTTGAAAGCCTTCTTAGCTTCTGTTACTTCCAGTCTGTACTGTTTATGCTTTACAACATATGCATAGTACTCATCATGGTCTTTTGGTGAGACTGCTGATTTGAAGCGATAATTCAGAAGAactactaaatttttaagcctgcCATATACTTGCATAAGTCTGATTTCTGGATTTTTCTGTAAGGTTTTAAGGGGAAAAGTATGTCAAAATTACAAAAAGCCTATATCACTCAACGTAACAgtataaaaaacaatagcatattTTATGCTACCGAACATTATCTTTTTTTACAGTTTGTATAAATACTAAGCATATTTTGCTCCAATATGCATTGCCTTCACATATAGGAAACACTTATGTTAAGGTCAAAGGTGAGCCTCTTAGGTGATACGAGTTgtactgaaaacattattttttcttacCTTCAAATACTTAGTTTCtaattttccaattttgtttacatcaaaacaatcaaataCTCGTTCAATTTTTGTTCTTTGTCTTTGTGTTATCTCATTTATGGATgcagaagttttttttattgctcCTGTCACATTAGGACTTGTTAACGCAGATGCCTGAAACATGAAGCAAGCATTGATTAACACGTTAAACGAGCTACTATTACAATTTCAACTGAAATAAATGatcttttctttaaaagtttgtcTCTAAAATTAACCAATGTCAACCtcaaaaaattgcatttaaaagacatattgaaaattattgacaCCAAGCATATTTTGCTCCAGTAAAACAATTGCCTTCACATACCTATAGCAAATACCAGGATGGTCATAGCTCAGCCTCTTAGATAATACGAATTACACTGAAATAAATTGTCTTTTCTTACCTCCAAGTGATTTGTATCATCTCTTAGATTTGTTTCTGTTTGTATTTTTCTTGATGTGTCACTTCTTGTTGACGAAGATGTCTGAAAAATGATGCAAGTGTGGTGACGTCACAGAAGATTTTTTAACACTCTAATTTTTGTTATACTAATTGTTACTTATTGCtttgaaagacatttatttaGATATGTAAGAATCTCAAAatgactgattaaaaaaaattctatacaaattattgatatttattaatatttaagaatgtaaATACATAGGTACTATGCAatcaatcaaattttttattttgttcaatcaatcaatcaaaatgttCTATTGTCATAAACATATGTACATGCATGACAAGCGTCAGTTAATATGAAGTCCGTTTCAAAAATATCACAACTTTTTAATCACCGCAGATTATGCATATTCGTTTTTTATGGCATTATGTAGG of the Homalodisca vitripennis isolate AUS2020 chromosome X, UT_GWSS_2.1, whole genome shotgun sequence genome contains:
- the LOC124369925 gene encoding centrin-2-like, coding for MDVFKEITEEQKAIIQNICERFNKEFNKNTENQHLETSSSTRSDTSRKIQTETNLRDDTNHLEASALTSPNVTGAIKKTSASINEITQRQRTKIERVFDCFDVNKIGKLETKYLKWALNALGIRTEKGDIEKMLSETEDEESETLSYEEFIYLVAPMIAKMKAKKMAKKMAKKKRKGSQE